One region of Yersinia bercovieri ATCC 43970 genomic DNA includes:
- the hslV gene encoding ATP-dependent protease subunit HslV — MTTIVSVRRNGHVVIGGDGQVTLGNTVMKGNAKKVRRLYNNKVIAGFAGGTADAFTLFELFERKLEMHQGHLTKAAVELAKDWRTDRMLRKLEALLAVADETASLIITGNGDVVQPEDDLIAIGSGGPYAQSAARALLDNTELGARDIVEKSLSIAGDICIYTNRFQTIEELTY; from the coding sequence GTGACAACAATTGTAAGTGTTCGCCGTAATGGTCATGTTGTTATCGGTGGTGATGGCCAGGTCACCCTGGGCAATACCGTAATGAAAGGTAATGCTAAAAAAGTCCGCCGTCTTTATAACAATAAAGTCATAGCGGGTTTTGCGGGGGGAACCGCTGATGCTTTTACGCTGTTTGAACTGTTTGAGCGTAAACTAGAGATGCACCAGGGCCATCTGACGAAAGCGGCGGTTGAGTTAGCCAAAGACTGGCGTACAGACCGTATGCTACGCAAGCTCGAGGCTCTGCTGGCTGTTGCTGATGAAACCGCCTCACTCATCATTACCGGTAATGGCGATGTTGTTCAGCCTGAAGATGATCTGATTGCTATCGGTTCCGGCGGGCCTTATGCCCAGTCTGCGGCACGTGCGCTGCTAGATAATACCGAATTAGGTGCGCGGGATATTGTTGAGAAATCACTGAGCATTGCGGGGGATATCTGTATCTATACCAACCGCTTCCAAACTATTGAAGAATTAACGTACTAG
- the cytR gene encoding DNA-binding transcriptional regulator CytR gives MEQKKEFTVATMKDVAGMAGVSTATVSRALMNPEKVSAVTRQKVEQAVLAVGYSPHALSRNIKRNESRTILVIVPDISDPFFADIIQGIEFAAAQQDYLILIGDCAQQTQQERTFVNLIITKQIDGMLLLGSNLPFDASKEEQRNLPPMVMANEFSPELELPTVHIDNLTAAYEAVNYLHELGHQRIACVAGPETLPLSHYRLQGYIQALRRNGIAVDSDYILRGDFSYEAGAETFATLMALPNPPTAIFCHNDVMAIGAMWQAKRMGLKVPQDVSLVGFDNLKLSQYCYPPLTTVAQPRYQIGQQAMLLLLEQLQGHSVQSGSRLLDTELIIRESTAAPKS, from the coding sequence TTGGAACAGAAGAAAGAGTTCACGGTAGCCACCATGAAAGACGTTGCTGGAATGGCGGGCGTTTCAACTGCGACGGTGTCACGCGCATTGATGAATCCAGAAAAGGTTTCAGCAGTGACTCGACAAAAGGTGGAGCAAGCTGTTCTGGCTGTGGGCTACTCTCCTCACGCTTTATCTCGCAACATTAAACGTAACGAATCGCGCACGATTCTGGTTATCGTACCGGATATCAGCGATCCGTTTTTTGCCGACATTATCCAAGGCATTGAGTTTGCGGCAGCCCAGCAAGACTATCTGATCTTAATTGGCGACTGCGCACAACAAACTCAGCAAGAGCGCACCTTCGTTAACTTAATTATCACCAAGCAGATCGATGGTATGTTGCTGTTAGGCTCTAATCTGCCGTTTGATGCCAGCAAAGAAGAGCAGCGCAATCTGCCGCCAATGGTGATGGCAAACGAGTTCTCACCTGAGCTGGAACTGCCAACGGTGCATATCGATAATCTAACCGCTGCCTATGAAGCAGTGAACTATCTGCATGAATTGGGGCACCAGCGCATTGCCTGTGTGGCGGGGCCAGAGACATTGCCGCTGAGCCATTATCGGCTACAGGGCTATATTCAAGCGCTACGCCGTAATGGTATTGCGGTCGATAGTGACTATATTTTGCGCGGTGACTTCAGTTATGAAGCGGGTGCTGAAACCTTTGCCACTCTGATGGCGCTGCCCAACCCGCCCACAGCAATATTTTGTCACAATGATGTGATGGCGATAGGGGCCATGTGGCAGGCGAAGAGAATGGGGCTAAAGGTGCCGCAGGATGTCTCATTGGTTGGGTTTGATAATCTGAAGCTGTCACAGTATTGCTACCCACCTTTAACCACGGTGGCGCAACCTCGTTATCAAATTGGTCAGCAAGCCATGTTACTATTACTCGAACAGTTACAAGGGCATTCAGTACAAAGTGGCTCCCGCTTGTTAGACACCGAATTAATCATCAGGGAAAGTACTGCTGCGCCTAAAAGCTAG
- the ftsN gene encoding cell division protein FtsN, whose protein sequence is MAQRDYVSRGRSGARRKSPSRKKRSAPAISKTVVALAVALLVVFIGGLYFITHNKPGELPLLPNHDPRTGNGLPPKPEERWRYIKELENRQIGVPTPTEPSAGGEVNSQTQLTNEQRQLLEQMQADMRQQPTQLSEVPYNQGISVPRSAVTITPPPANMQPPLTQPRQVTTPVQSPAAAPSASRVQPQTQVPSQVSTPPRTQPVAPVTPPKPEKEKEKAQRWMVQCGSFKAVDQAESIRAQLAFGGIESRITAGGGWNRVVLGPYSTKAVADKTLQRLKDAGQSGCIPLAVGG, encoded by the coding sequence GTGGCACAGAGAGATTATGTAAGCCGAGGGCGCTCAGGAGCGCGGCGCAAAAGCCCCAGCCGGAAAAAACGCAGTGCTCCAGCAATATCTAAAACCGTGGTGGCGCTGGCCGTCGCGTTATTAGTGGTATTTATTGGTGGTCTCTATTTCATCACCCACAATAAGCCGGGTGAGCTTCCGCTACTGCCCAATCATGACCCTCGTACGGGCAATGGGTTACCACCGAAACCGGAGGAGCGCTGGCGCTACATTAAAGAGCTGGAGAATCGCCAGATTGGCGTACCGACACCCACCGAGCCTTCTGCTGGTGGTGAAGTTAATTCCCAGACTCAACTGACAAATGAGCAGCGGCAATTGCTTGAGCAGATGCAGGCGGATATGCGCCAGCAGCCGACACAGTTGTCCGAGGTGCCTTATAACCAAGGGATATCGGTGCCACGTTCTGCGGTGACTATCACACCGCCGCCGGCCAATATGCAGCCGCCACTAACACAGCCGCGACAAGTGACCACGCCGGTGCAATCGCCAGCGGCGGCACCGTCGGCAAGTCGCGTACAACCGCAGACGCAAGTACCGTCGCAGGTCTCTACACCGCCGCGTACCCAGCCTGTAGCACCGGTAACACCGCCGAAGCCGGAAAAAGAGAAAGAAAAAGCGCAACGTTGGATGGTGCAATGTGGTTCATTCAAAGCCGTTGATCAGGCTGAATCTATCCGCGCCCAATTGGCATTTGGTGGTATCGAAAGCCGTATTACCGCTGGCGGTGGCTGGAATCGTGTGGTGCTCGGCCCGTACAGCACCAAAGCTGTAGCGGATAAAACCTTGCAGCGTTTGAAAGATGCTGGTCAATCAGGATGCATTCCCCTCGCTGTAGGGGGTTGA